From Corvus hawaiiensis isolate bCorHaw1 chromosome 13, bCorHaw1.pri.cur, whole genome shotgun sequence, one genomic window encodes:
- the TM2D3 gene encoding TM2 domain-containing protein 3 isoform X1 has translation MAARWWWRALRGICGAALFLSQLSVLSGRAGSLMTTKLSQPQSTLAKSLTSTSTNAPYFKAFESTEIPPYVTNCPSNGLCSRLPPDCMTCNTNYSCIYGKTATFDCKVKPHVHCVDDNNHEQENFTINMTCQFCWQLATSDYVCTNSTNCMTVSCPRQRYNATCTVRDHIHCLGNRVFPKMLYCNWTGGYKWSTALALSITLGGFGADRFYLGQWREGLGKLFSFGGLGIWTLIDVLLISVGYVGPADGSLYI, from the exons ATGGCGGCGCGGTGGTGGTGGCGCGCCTTGCGGGGGATCTGTGGGGCCGCGCTGTTCCTGTCACAGCTCTCCGTCCTCTCGGGCCGTG CAGGATCTTTGATGACGACAAAGCTTTCACAGCCACAGTCTACACTGGCAAAAAGCCTAACTTCAACAAGTACAAATGCTCCCTATTTCAAAGCATTTG AAAGTACAGAAATTCCACCTTACGTGACTAATTGTCCCAGCAACGGGCTTTGCAGTAGATTGCCACCAGACTGCATGACATGTAACACAAACTATTCCTGTATATATGGGAAGACAGCCACTTTTGATTGCAAAGTCAAGCCACATGTTCATTGTGTT GATGATAATAACCACGAGCAGGAGAACTTTACAATTAACATGACATGCCAGTTTTGCTGGCAGCTTGCCACAAGTGATTATGTCTGTACCAATTCCACAAACTGTATGACAGTTTCCTGCCCACGACAACGGTACAACGCAACTTGTACGGTCCGGGATCACATCCATTGTCTAG GTAACCGTGTCTTTCCTAAGATGCTCTATTGCAACTGGACTGGAGGTTATAAGTGGTCTACTGCCTTAGCACTAAG CATCACCCTTGGTGGATTTGGTGCCGATCGTTTCTATTTGGGTCAGTGGCGGGAAGGTCTGGGAAAACTCTTCAGCTTCGGTGGACTTGGAATATGGACACTAATTGATGTGCTGCTAATAAGTGTTGGCTATGTGGGACCTGCAGATGGATCTCTCTATATTTAA
- the TM2D3 gene encoding TM2 domain-containing protein 3 isoform X2, translating to MAARWWWRALRGICGAALFLSQLSVLSGRGSLMTTKLSQPQSTLAKSLTSTSTNAPYFKAFESTEIPPYVTNCPSNGLCSRLPPDCMTCNTNYSCIYGKTATFDCKVKPHVHCVDDNNHEQENFTINMTCQFCWQLATSDYVCTNSTNCMTVSCPRQRYNATCTVRDHIHCLGNRVFPKMLYCNWTGGYKWSTALALSITLGGFGADRFYLGQWREGLGKLFSFGGLGIWTLIDVLLISVGYVGPADGSLYI from the exons ATGGCGGCGCGGTGGTGGTGGCGCGCCTTGCGGGGGATCTGTGGGGCCGCGCTGTTCCTGTCACAGCTCTCCGTCCTCTCGGGCCGTG GATCTTTGATGACGACAAAGCTTTCACAGCCACAGTCTACACTGGCAAAAAGCCTAACTTCAACAAGTACAAATGCTCCCTATTTCAAAGCATTTG AAAGTACAGAAATTCCACCTTACGTGACTAATTGTCCCAGCAACGGGCTTTGCAGTAGATTGCCACCAGACTGCATGACATGTAACACAAACTATTCCTGTATATATGGGAAGACAGCCACTTTTGATTGCAAAGTCAAGCCACATGTTCATTGTGTT GATGATAATAACCACGAGCAGGAGAACTTTACAATTAACATGACATGCCAGTTTTGCTGGCAGCTTGCCACAAGTGATTATGTCTGTACCAATTCCACAAACTGTATGACAGTTTCCTGCCCACGACAACGGTACAACGCAACTTGTACGGTCCGGGATCACATCCATTGTCTAG GTAACCGTGTCTTTCCTAAGATGCTCTATTGCAACTGGACTGGAGGTTATAAGTGGTCTACTGCCTTAGCACTAAG CATCACCCTTGGTGGATTTGGTGCCGATCGTTTCTATTTGGGTCAGTGGCGGGAAGGTCTGGGAAAACTCTTCAGCTTCGGTGGACTTGGAATATGGACACTAATTGATGTGCTGCTAATAAGTGTTGGCTATGTGGGACCTGCAGATGGATCTCTCTATATTTAA